One window of Marmota flaviventris isolate mMarFla1 chromosome 5, mMarFla1.hap1, whole genome shotgun sequence genomic DNA carries:
- the LOC114105208 gene encoding dnaJ homolog subfamily C member 24-like — MMAFEQLPKKDWYSILGADPSADVSDLKQKYQKLILMYHPDKQSTDVPAGTVEECIQKFIEVDQAWKILGNEETKKEYDLQRHSFFLSCRCGGKYSVSKDEAEEVNLISCDTCSLIIELLHYS, encoded by the coding sequence ATGATGGCATTTGAGCAGTTACCAAAAAAGGATTGGTACAGCATTCTGGGAGCAGACCCATCTGCAGATGTGTCAGACCTAAAACAAAAGTATCAAAAGCTCATACTGATGTATCATCCAGATAAACAAAGTACAGATGTGCCAGCAGGAACAGTGGAGGAATGTATACAGAAGTTCATCGAAGTTGATCAGGCATGGAAAATTCTAGGGAATGAAGAGACAAAAAAAGAGTATGACCTGCAGCggcattctttttttctgagttgCCGATGTGGTGGAAAATACAGTGTTTCCAAAGATGAAGCAGAAGAAGTTAACCTGATTTCTTGTGATACATGTTCACTAATTATAGAACTACTTCATTATAGCTAA